A single Nocardioides bizhenqiangii DNA region contains:
- a CDS encoding DUF4129 domain-containing protein — translation MGTNSRSPLTLGALLLVLCALVAATFDGPRWDDLERGAERPVVSEGDRAADEPDDAAAEEESQPPPDDDEPWLPWAPPLDLLLVLSAALVFGVALIVLARLRLVRRRKQLSGRIGVRASLVPAEPPPDEEVGAELPEALDEGARTIGQGSPRNAIVAAWVRLERAVESDRFPHRPEETPSELVERALAAYRLDHDAIRRLAALYREARFSAHPITEEHRVEAADCLRRLLATLGARSR, via the coding sequence ATGGGCACCAACTCCCGGAGCCCCCTCACGCTCGGCGCCCTCCTGCTGGTGCTCTGCGCACTGGTCGCTGCGACCTTCGACGGACCGCGGTGGGACGACCTCGAGCGCGGCGCCGAACGCCCGGTCGTCTCCGAGGGTGACCGGGCGGCCGACGAGCCGGACGATGCGGCCGCGGAGGAGGAGTCGCAGCCGCCGCCGGACGACGACGAGCCGTGGCTCCCGTGGGCGCCGCCCCTCGATCTGCTGCTGGTCCTCTCGGCCGCCCTGGTGTTCGGCGTGGCGCTGATCGTGCTCGCCCGGCTCCGGCTGGTGCGGCGACGAAAGCAGCTCAGCGGCCGGATCGGGGTCCGCGCCTCGCTCGTCCCTGCCGAGCCGCCGCCCGACGAGGAGGTCGGCGCCGAGCTCCCGGAGGCACTCGACGAGGGCGCGCGCACGATCGGCCAGGGCTCGCCGCGCAACGCGATCGTCGCGGCCTGGGTGCGGCTCGAGCGAGCGGTGGAGAGCGACCGGTTCCCCCACCGGCCGGAGGAGACACCGAGCGAGCTGGTCGAGCGGGCGCTCGCGGCGTACCGGCTCGACCACGACGCGATCCGCCGGCTGGCCGCGCTCTACCGCGAAGCCAGGTTCTCGGCCCACCCGATCACCGAGGAGCACCGGGTCGAGGCGGCCGACTGCCTGCGGCGGCTGCTGGCCACGCTCGGAGCGCGGTCCCGATGA
- the yczE gene encoding membrane protein YczE produces MSASAEGLDTRRRDLVPRSRPHSTSSPDAAASRARRLLVSDLGPVAQLRAGRLGRRLPQLVVGLVLYGVSLALMVRGNVGLAPWDVLHSGIIQHLPITLGQAVVVMSFVVLLLWIPLKEQPGIGTIANALIVGLSADATLWVLDEPRALAARIALMVGGVVLCGAASGLYIGAQLGRGPRDGLMTGLHRRTGLSLRLVRTLLEVAVVLVGLTLGGVLGAGTVAYALTIGPLTQLFLPWCLVDIDPPERGDPS; encoded by the coding sequence ATGTCCGCATCCGCCGAAGGTCTCGATACACGGCGTCGCGACCTCGTCCCTCGGTCGCGGCCGCACTCGACCTCCTCGCCCGACGCAGCCGCCTCGCGAGCTCGGCGTCTGCTGGTCTCGGACCTCGGCCCGGTCGCCCAGCTGCGCGCGGGTCGGCTCGGCCGGCGGCTGCCGCAGCTGGTGGTCGGTCTGGTGCTGTACGGCGTGAGCCTCGCGCTCATGGTCCGTGGCAACGTCGGCCTCGCGCCGTGGGACGTGCTGCACTCCGGCATCATCCAGCACCTGCCGATCACCCTGGGGCAGGCCGTCGTAGTGATGAGCTTCGTCGTGCTGCTGCTGTGGATCCCGCTGAAGGAGCAGCCCGGCATCGGCACCATCGCCAACGCGCTGATCGTCGGGCTCTCCGCCGACGCCACGCTGTGGGTGCTCGACGAGCCGCGGGCGCTCGCGGCGCGGATCGCCCTGATGGTCGGCGGGGTCGTGCTGTGCGGCGCGGCGTCGGGCCTCTACATCGGCGCGCAGCTCGGCCGTGGCCCCCGCGACGGGCTGATGACAGGGCTGCACCGTCGTACCGGACTGTCGCTCCGCCTGGTCCGCACCCTGCTCGAGGTGGCGGTGGTGCTCGTCGGGCTGACGCTCGGTGGAGTGCTGGGCGCCGGCACCGTCGCCTACGCCCTCACCATCGGTCCGCTCACGCAGCTGTTCCTGCCCTGGTGCCTCGTCGACATCGACCCGCCCGAGAGGGGTGATCCTTCATGA
- the yczR gene encoding MocR-like transcription factor YczR has product MSQSISAARVAVLVGDFHRSPAYTGLADALRELIGDGRIGYGTRLPSERDLTTELGVSRTTVTRAYAVLRDSGYAEARHGSGTFTRLPGGPTRAHDRALWPTDVSSGVIDLVCAAASAPPGIAAAYAEAAAALPAHLGGHGYYPAGLPDLQARIAASYDDRGLPTSPDQIIVTTGALAASAIVGKALAGPRDRVLMESPTYPNAVQALRAGGGRLVTVPLDPEGWDLEAIAGVLARRSPRLVHVMPDHHNPTGLVMPDRERAAYAKLLARHGATAVVDEAHHTLRLDGAPPQRPFASYAKDAVTVGSASKSVWGGLRLGWIRAPHHLVDPLVRARVGMDLGAPVLEQLVLTRLVTGEFDAVLAAHRERLRQQRDALFAALTAELPDWTFRPPAGGMVLWCRLPTAGATALSIEAERHGVLLAPGPSFAPEGGLDRYLRLPYTVPVPDLEEAVRRIAAAWRVVSVSGQSATPPRDRRAGVLVA; this is encoded by the coding sequence ATGTCGCAGTCCATTTCCGCCGCCCGGGTCGCCGTCCTCGTCGGCGACTTCCACCGGTCCCCCGCCTACACCGGTCTGGCCGACGCGCTCCGGGAGCTGATCGGAGACGGACGGATCGGCTACGGCACCCGGCTGCCCAGCGAGCGCGACCTGACCACCGAGCTCGGGGTCTCCCGGACGACGGTGACCCGCGCGTACGCCGTCCTCAGGGACTCGGGGTACGCCGAGGCGCGGCACGGCTCGGGCACGTTCACCCGACTCCCCGGCGGTCCCACCCGGGCCCACGACCGCGCGCTCTGGCCCACCGACGTCAGCAGCGGCGTGATCGACCTGGTCTGCGCGGCGGCGAGCGCCCCTCCGGGCATCGCCGCGGCGTACGCCGAGGCCGCGGCCGCCCTGCCCGCCCACCTCGGCGGGCACGGCTACTACCCCGCCGGACTTCCGGACCTGCAGGCGAGGATCGCGGCGTCGTACGACGACCGCGGCCTGCCCACGTCCCCCGACCAGATCATCGTCACGACCGGTGCCCTGGCCGCGAGCGCCATCGTCGGCAAGGCCCTCGCCGGCCCGCGGGACCGGGTGCTGATGGAGTCACCGACCTATCCCAACGCCGTGCAGGCGCTGCGGGCGGGCGGCGGCCGGCTCGTCACCGTGCCGCTGGACCCCGAGGGGTGGGACCTCGAGGCGATCGCCGGTGTGCTCGCCAGGCGGTCGCCGCGGCTGGTGCACGTGATGCCCGACCACCACAACCCGACCGGCCTGGTCATGCCGGACCGGGAACGGGCGGCTTACGCCAAGCTCCTGGCCAGGCACGGCGCCACGGCGGTCGTCGACGAGGCGCACCACACGCTGCGGCTGGACGGCGCACCGCCGCAGCGCCCGTTCGCGTCGTACGCCAAGGACGCGGTGACGGTCGGCAGCGCCAGCAAGAGCGTCTGGGGCGGCCTCCGGCTCGGCTGGATCCGGGCGCCGCACCACCTCGTCGACCCGTTGGTCCGCGCCCGGGTCGGAATGGACCTCGGTGCGCCGGTGCTGGAGCAGCTGGTGCTGACCCGCCTCGTGACCGGCGAGTTCGACGCCGTACTCGCCGCGCACCGCGAGCGGCTGCGCCAGCAGCGCGACGCACTCTTCGCCGCCCTCACCGCGGAGCTCCCAGACTGGACGTTCCGCCCGCCCGCCGGCGGCATGGTGCTCTGGTGCCGGCTCCCCACCGCCGGCGCGACCGCATTGTCGATCGAGGCCGAGCGGCACGGCGTCCTGCTCGCCCCCGGCCCGTCGTTCGCCCCCGAGGGTGGCCTCGACCGCTACCTCCGGCTGCCCTACACCGTCCCCGTGCCGGACCTGGAGGAAGCCGTACGACGCATCGCAGCCGCCTGGCGCGTGGTCAGCGTCAGTGGGCAGTCAGCCACGCCCCCTCGCGACCGTCGCGCCGGCGTGCTCGTCGCCTGA
- the serA gene encoding phosphoglycerate dehydrogenase, with product MTDRPVVLIAEELSPATVEALGPDFEIRHCNGADRAELLPAIADVDAILVRSATKVDAEALAAAGRLKVVARAGVGLDNVDVKAATQAGVMVVNAPTSNIVSAAELAVALMLAAARNLAPAHAALKNGEWKRSKYSGIELYEKTVGIVGLGRIGLLVAQRLSAFGMNVVAYDPYVQAGRAAQMGVRLVDLDTLLAESDFMSVHLPKTPETAGLIGADQLAKAKSSLVLVNAARGGIVDEAALFDALKTGRIAAAGLDVFAKEPCTDSPLFELENVVATPHLGASTDEAQEKAGIAVARSVRLALAGELVPDAVNVQGGVIAEDVRPGIPLTEKLGQIFTGVAGEVAQQLDVEVRGEITDHDVKVLELAALKGVFSSVVEDQVSYVNAPLLAAERGTAVRLVTDAESPDHRNLITIRGTLADGSQVSVSGTLVGIHQRERLVEVNGYDIDIEPTDHLAFFTYDDRPGMVGTVGQILGDAQVNIAGMQVSRDTKGGQALVALSVDSAIPAETLSDIENAISATSIRAVDLV from the coding sequence GTGACTGACCGCCCCGTCGTTCTCATCGCCGAAGAGCTCAGCCCCGCCACCGTCGAGGCGCTGGGCCCGGACTTCGAGATCCGCCACTGCAACGGCGCCGACCGAGCCGAGCTGCTGCCCGCGATCGCCGACGTCGACGCGATCCTCGTGCGCTCGGCGACCAAGGTCGACGCTGAGGCGCTGGCTGCCGCCGGCCGGCTCAAGGTCGTCGCGCGCGCCGGGGTCGGTCTGGACAACGTCGACGTGAAGGCCGCGACCCAGGCCGGCGTCATGGTCGTCAACGCGCCGACGTCCAACATCGTCTCGGCAGCCGAGCTGGCCGTCGCGCTGATGCTGGCCGCCGCCCGCAACCTCGCGCCGGCGCACGCGGCACTCAAGAACGGCGAGTGGAAGCGCTCGAAGTACAGCGGCATCGAGCTCTACGAGAAGACCGTCGGCATCGTGGGCCTCGGTCGGATCGGTCTGCTCGTCGCCCAGCGCCTCAGCGCGTTCGGGATGAACGTAGTCGCCTACGACCCCTACGTGCAGGCCGGCCGGGCCGCCCAGATGGGCGTCCGCCTGGTCGACCTTGACACCCTGCTCGCCGAGTCCGACTTCATGTCGGTGCACCTGCCCAAGACCCCCGAGACGGCCGGCCTGATCGGCGCCGACCAGCTCGCGAAGGCCAAGTCGTCGCTGGTGCTCGTGAACGCCGCCCGCGGTGGGATCGTCGACGAGGCTGCCCTCTTCGACGCGCTCAAGACCGGGCGGATCGCGGCCGCCGGGCTCGACGTGTTCGCGAAGGAGCCGTGCACCGACAGCCCGCTGTTCGAGCTGGAGAACGTCGTCGCCACCCCGCACCTCGGTGCCTCGACCGACGAGGCGCAGGAGAAGGCGGGCATCGCGGTCGCCAGGTCGGTGCGCCTCGCGCTGGCCGGTGAGCTGGTGCCCGACGCCGTCAACGTCCAGGGCGGCGTGATCGCCGAGGACGTGCGGCCCGGTATCCCGCTCACCGAGAAGCTCGGCCAGATCTTCACCGGCGTCGCCGGCGAGGTGGCCCAGCAGCTCGACGTCGAGGTCCGCGGCGAGATCACCGACCACGACGTCAAGGTGCTCGAGCTCGCGGCCCTGAAGGGCGTCTTCAGCAGCGTCGTCGAGGACCAGGTGTCTTACGTCAACGCGCCGCTGCTGGCGGCCGAGCGGGGCACCGCCGTACGCCTGGTCACCGACGCCGAGAGCCCGGACCACCGCAACCTGATCACGATCCGCGGCACCCTCGCCGACGGCTCGCAGGTCTCGGTCAGCGGCACCCTGGTCGGCATCCACCAGCGCGAGCGGCTGGTCGAGGTCAACGGCTACGACATCGACATCGAGCCGACCGACCACCTGGCGTTCTTCACCTACGACGACCGCCCCGGCATGGTCGGCACCGTCGGCCAGATCCTCGGCGACGCCCAGGTCAACATCGCCGGCATGCAGGTCTCCCGGGACACCAAGGGCGGCCAGGCGCTGGTCGCCCTTTCGGTCGACTCGGCCATCCCCGCCGAGACCCTCAGCGACATCGAGAACGCCATCTCCGCCACCTCCATCCGGGCCGTCGACCTGGTTTAG
- a CDS encoding ABC-F family ATP-binding cassette domain-containing protein yields the protein MSSVITLSSVAFAWPDGTPVLRELDLHVGAGRSGLVGANGSGKSTLLRLIAGELRPSGGNVAVTGRLGYLPQDITLRREQPVTEFLGIARVLRAIRAVEGGSTDQADLDAVGDAWDVEDRAAAELARLGLPDDTLARRTAELSGGEVTQLGLARVLLDRPDVLLLDEPTNNLDARARERLYDVVDSWRGTMLVVTHDRDLLERMDRIGDLREGRVRWYGGGYTSYVDQVAAEQAAAEQAVTTARSDLRRQRADRAEAERVLAVRRRQGRAAQLAGGIPKIVSGAKKRSAENSASAYRKVHDERLAAARDRLDEAESRLRVDREIRVDLPDTVVHRGQEVLTTRELVLRTGTAVDLQVQGPERIAVTGPNGAGKTTLLHTLAGRLCPSGGTATVHVPVGLLPQRLDVLDEDLTVAENVALRAPDASVTAVRARLARFLFRGSAADKQVAALSGGERFRASLAALLLAEPAPRLLLLDEPTNNLDFASYDALVSALAGYGGALIVAGHDDRFLADIGIDRAVDL from the coding sequence ATGTCTTCTGTCATCACCCTGTCCTCGGTCGCGTTCGCCTGGCCCGACGGCACCCCCGTCCTCCGCGAGCTCGACCTGCACGTCGGCGCCGGCCGTTCCGGCCTGGTCGGCGCCAACGGCTCCGGCAAGTCCACGCTGCTCCGCCTGATCGCCGGCGAGCTCCGGCCCTCGGGCGGAAACGTCGCGGTGACCGGTCGGCTCGGCTACCTCCCCCAGGACATCACCCTTCGCAGGGAGCAGCCGGTGACCGAGTTCCTCGGCATCGCCCGCGTGCTCCGCGCGATCCGCGCGGTGGAGGGCGGGTCGACCGACCAGGCCGACCTCGACGCCGTCGGCGACGCCTGGGACGTCGAGGACCGGGCCGCGGCCGAGCTGGCCCGGCTCGGGCTGCCCGACGACACCCTCGCGCGCCGGACGGCCGAGCTGTCCGGTGGCGAGGTCACCCAGCTGGGCCTCGCGCGGGTGCTGCTGGACCGGCCCGACGTCCTCCTCCTCGACGAGCCGACCAACAACCTCGACGCCCGCGCGCGGGAACGCCTGTACGACGTCGTCGACTCATGGCGGGGGACGATGCTGGTGGTCACCCACGACCGGGACCTCCTCGAGCGCATGGACCGGATCGGCGACCTGCGCGAGGGCCGTGTGCGGTGGTACGGCGGCGGCTACACCTCCTACGTCGACCAAGTCGCCGCCGAGCAGGCCGCCGCCGAGCAGGCGGTGACGACGGCTCGCTCGGACCTGCGCCGCCAGCGCGCGGACCGGGCAGAGGCCGAGCGGGTGCTGGCCGTACGCCGGCGCCAGGGCCGTGCCGCTCAGCTGGCGGGCGGGATCCCGAAGATCGTGTCGGGCGCCAAGAAGCGGTCCGCGGAGAACTCAGCGTCGGCATACCGCAAGGTGCACGACGAGAGACTCGCCGCGGCCCGCGACCGGCTCGACGAAGCCGAGTCCCGGCTCCGCGTGGACCGGGAGATCCGGGTGGACCTGCCGGACACGGTCGTTCACCGCGGCCAGGAGGTGCTGACGACGCGCGAGCTCGTGCTCCGCACCGGGACCGCCGTCGACCTCCAGGTGCAGGGTCCGGAACGGATCGCCGTCACCGGACCGAACGGTGCCGGCAAGACGACGCTGCTCCACACCCTGGCGGGCCGGCTCTGCCCCAGCGGCGGCACCGCGACCGTGCACGTGCCCGTGGGGCTGCTGCCCCAGCGCCTCGACGTGCTCGACGAGGACCTCACGGTGGCCGAGAACGTCGCGCTGCGCGCGCCCGATGCCTCGGTCACTGCGGTCCGGGCGCGGCTGGCCCGGTTCCTGTTCCGCGGCTCGGCGGCCGACAAGCAGGTGGCGGCGCTGTCGGGCGGCGAGCGGTTCCGGGCGAGCCTCGCGGCGCTGCTGCTCGCGGAGCCGGCTCCCCGGCTGCTGCTGCTGGACGAGCCGACGAACAACCTCGACTTCGCGTCGTACGACGCCCTGGTGTCGGCGCTGGCCGGGTACGGCGGCGCACTCATCGTCGCCGGGCACGACGACCGTTTCCTCGCGGACATCGGCATCGACCGCGCGGTCGACCTGTGA
- a CDS encoding toxic anion resistance protein — translation MTTDGSQAAAPEPSPLAPPEPVLTLTAPEAPKPVAETAAPKMAPQVSAEMVPELDAKVDSFLTALSTETVGSPGFAAQAENVRTMGDADIRRAAETSNRMLDKPVSALKNGAISQSSDVGKTLLALRRTVEDLDPGQAKGAKKFWDMLPFNDKIEDYFRKYQSSQSQLNGILHSLRSGQDELTKDNVALNLEKTNLWAVMGRLNQYIYVAERLDAKLSAKIAEMELTDPEGAKTLSQDVLFYVRQKHQDLLTQLAVSIQAYLAIDIIIKNNIELIKGVDRATTTTMSALRTAVIVAQALTNQKLVLDQITALNTTTSTMIQRTSEMLKENSAKIQEQAASSTIGMEQLQAAFANIYATMDSIDEFKLKALDTMSTTIGVLETEVEKSKSYLERVQKHDQRNAAGTLDIRA, via the coding sequence ATGACCACCGACGGTTCCCAGGCTGCCGCGCCCGAGCCCAGCCCGCTCGCACCCCCCGAGCCAGTGCTGACCCTCACCGCCCCCGAAGCGCCCAAGCCGGTCGCCGAGACGGCCGCACCCAAGATGGCGCCCCAAGTGTCCGCCGAGATGGTGCCCGAGCTGGACGCCAAGGTCGACAGCTTCCTCACCGCTCTCAGCACGGAGACGGTGGGAAGCCCCGGATTCGCCGCCCAGGCGGAGAACGTCCGGACCATGGGCGACGCCGACATCCGGCGCGCTGCGGAGACGTCCAACCGGATGCTCGACAAGCCGGTGTCGGCCCTCAAGAACGGCGCCATCTCGCAGAGCTCCGACGTCGGCAAGACCCTGCTCGCGCTGCGCCGTACCGTCGAGGACCTCGACCCCGGCCAGGCCAAGGGCGCCAAGAAGTTCTGGGACATGCTCCCCTTCAACGACAAGATCGAGGACTACTTCCGCAAGTACCAGTCCTCGCAGAGCCAGCTCAACGGCATCCTCCACAGCCTGCGCAGCGGCCAGGACGAGCTGACCAAGGACAACGTCGCGCTCAACCTGGAGAAGACCAACCTCTGGGCCGTGATGGGCCGCCTCAACCAGTACATCTACGTTGCGGAGCGGCTCGACGCGAAGCTCTCGGCGAAGATCGCCGAGATGGAGCTGACCGACCCCGAGGGCGCCAAGACGCTGAGCCAGGACGTGCTGTTCTACGTCCGCCAGAAGCACCAGGACCTGCTGACCCAGCTGGCGGTCTCGATCCAGGCCTACCTGGCGATCGACATCATCATCAAGAACAACATCGAGCTCATCAAGGGCGTCGACCGGGCCACCACGACCACGATGTCCGCGCTGCGGACCGCGGTGATCGTCGCCCAAGCGCTGACCAACCAGAAGCTGGTGCTCGACCAGATCACGGCGCTCAACACTACGACGTCGACGATGATCCAGCGGACCTCGGAGATGCTCAAGGAGAACTCCGCGAAGATCCAGGAGCAGGCCGCCTCGTCGACGATCGGCATGGAGCAGCTGCAGGCCGCGTTCGCCAACATCTACGCGACGATGGACTCGATCGACGAGTTCAAGCTCAAGGCGCTCGACACCATGTCGACCACCATCGGTGTCCTCGAGACCGAGGTCGAGAAGTCCAAGTCCTACCTCGAGCGGGTCCAGAAGCACGACCAGCGCAACGCCGCCGGCACTCTCGACATCAGGGCCTGA